A single window of Salvia splendens isolate huo1 chromosome 6, SspV2, whole genome shotgun sequence DNA harbors:
- the LOC121807723 gene encoding uncharacterized protein LOC121807723 produces the protein MGQILEKFQAKEWKEKQIWDISNKVFDRVNNGDGSNLTFEQLYIGVLLVYNDINKRLPGPHFDPPTKDQVCKLMEECDMNLDGVLDREEFVKFISRITKDTFMTVSQGLIIALVTAPTVALLTKRSTENVPGVGKVVEKIPNSVYASLVTLVVIALQKGSAKA, from the exons ATGGGACAAATTCTTGAAAAGTTTCAAG CAAAAGAATGGAAAGAAAAACAGATATGGGATATCAGCAACAAGGTTTTTGACCGTGTTAATAATGGTGATGGAAGTAATTTGACATTTGAACAACTCTATATTGGTGTGCTGCTTGTATACAA TGATATTAATAAGCGTTTGCCTGGTCCTCACTTTGATCCCCCAACAAAGGACCAAGTTTGCAAACTCATGGAG GAGTGTGATATGAACCTCGATGGTGTACTGGATCGTGAAGAATTTGTCAAGTTTATCAGCCGTATAACAAAAGATACATTCATGACGGTGAGTCAGGGTTTGATCATTGCTCTGGTCACTGCTCCAACCGTGGCACTTCTAACAAAAAGGTCAACTGAGAATGTTCCTGGTGTCGGGAAGGTGGTGGAGAAGATACCCAATTCAGTCTATGCGTCCCTTGTCACCCTCGTGGTCATTGCTTTGCAAAAAGGTTCAGCGAAAGCATAA
- the LOC121807721 gene encoding BTB/POZ domain-containing protein At5g17580-like isoform X2, producing the protein MAAARKGSRDLSTRRYRPLINYEHHSGNILMLDKERLAQKSGKVARQVKSNPHDELPRLLSDINIDQESMELLARFCHGYDISLSSENVVRVACLANFLEMTESYCPNNLLNKALWFFKENIVHSWNNSIKAIKSAESVLRQAEKLGLMECCVETIISEAVEDPRLLGEPLMTNEEDEESECENREKETLVRPSIRRKLFDMDWKKSEDLASLPLNLYAPIINRMSQRQVPPQYVAASLWQYAKNWIFSDDEVQLDKIDGQRETIEVLVRLIPNQTGLIPCASLCEMLRFAIAVEADAECRKALELWIGLQLDQAETKDLLMPCNGYTNQEKYDAECLKRILSHFYRNYNRDNIEPMRSVADLVDEFLAEIAADIDLKTATFVEIVDLWIAAAEGGNEQSHDGIYRAVDVFLEKHKHLTESEKEDLCGKVLDCSKLSGEALQHAALNRRLPLRVVVNALFASQLKLRDVIPKAVVGGEEEEEEEGEGAEVRVEMEKMGSKVRKLERECLMMKREIVRGGGGKREKKESVWREMKRKLGCMSMRPDSDCHVKKKKVHPR; encoded by the exons ATGGCTGCAGCTAGAAAAGGATCAAGAGATTTATCAACCAG GAGATATCGTCCCCTAATTAACTATGAACATCACTCTGGGAATATATTAATGCTCGATAAG GAACGTTTAGCCCAGAAATCGGGAAAGGTAGCAAGACAAGTGAAGAGCAACCCACACGATGAGCTCCCGCGGCTGCTGAGCGACATCAACATCGATCAGGAATCAATGGAGCTGCTGGCGAGATTCTGCCATGGCTACGACATCAGTCTCTCGTCGGAAAACGTGGTTCGGGTAGCCTGCCTTGCCAATTTCCTCGAGATGACGGAGAGCTATTGCCCGAACAATCTTCTTAACAAGGCGCTGTGGTTCTTCAAGGAAAACATCGTCCATAGCTGGAACAACTCCATCAAAGCCATCAAGAGCGCCGAGAGCGTGCTGAGGCAGGCGGAGAAGCTCGGTTTGATGGAGTGCTGCGTCGAGACGATCATATCGGAGGCGGTTGAGGATCCGCGTCTGTTGGGGGAGCCTTTGATGACGAATGAAGAGGATGAGGAGAGTGAGTGTGAGAATCGTGAGAAGGAAACTCTTGTTAGGCCTAGCATAAGGAGGAAGCTCTTCGATATGGATTGGAAGAAATCCGAGGATCTCGCTTCTCTACCTTTGAATCTCTACGCGCCGATCATCAATAGAATGAGCCAGCGCCAAGTGCCGCCGCAATATGTGGCGGCGAGTCTGTGGCAATACGCGAAGAATTGGATATTTTCCGACGACGAGGTGCAATTGGACAAGATCGACGGCCAGAGAGAGACGATTGAGGTTTTGGTGAGGCTGATTCCGAATCAGACGGGGCTGATTCCGTGTGCGTCTCTGTGTGAGATGCTTCGTTTCGCGATTGCTGTGGAAGCCGATGCAGAGTGCAGAAAAGCGTTGGAGCTGTGGATCGGACTGCAGTTAGATCAGGCGGAGACGAAGGATCTTCTGATGCCTTGCAATGGATATACAAACCAGGAAAAATACGATGCGGAGTGTTTGAAAAGGATATTGAGCCATTTCTACAGAAATTACAACCGTGACAACATCGAACCGATGAGATCGGTGGCGGATCTGGTCGACGAATTCCTGGCGGAGATCGCGGCGGACATAGATCTGAAAACGGCGACATTTGTGGAAATCGTAGATCTGTGGATTGCAGCGGCGGAGGGGGGTAATGAACAGAGCCACGACGGGATCTACAGAGCGGTGGACGTGTTCCTGGAGAAGCACAAGCATTTGACGGAGTCGGAGAAGGAGGATCTGTGCGGGAAGGTGCTAGACTGCAGCAAGCTATCAGGGGAGGCGCTGCAGCACGCGGCGTTGAACAGGAGGCTGCCGCTGCGGGTGGTGGTGAATGCGCTGTTCGCGTCGCAGTTGAAGCTGAGGGATGTGATTCCGAAGGCGGTGGTgggaggagaggaggaggaggaggaggagggggagggggCGGAGGTGAGGGTGGAGATGGAGAAGATGGGGAGCAAAGTGAGGAAGCTGGAGAGAGAGTGCTTGAtgatgaagagagagatagTGAGAGGCGGAGgagggaagagagagaagaaggagagtGTGTGGAGGGAGATGAAGAGGAAGTTGGGGTGCATGTCGATGAGGCCTGATTCGGATTGCCAtgtcaagaagaagaaggtgcaTCCTAGATAG
- the LOC121807721 gene encoding BTB/POZ domain-containing protein At5g17580-like isoform X1 gives MKWLQLEKDQEIYQPGKITQTLVFRKYFACNFPPLVKTWCFCRRYRPLINYEHHSGNILMLDKERLAQKSGKVARQVKSNPHDELPRLLSDINIDQESMELLARFCHGYDISLSSENVVRVACLANFLEMTESYCPNNLLNKALWFFKENIVHSWNNSIKAIKSAESVLRQAEKLGLMECCVETIISEAVEDPRLLGEPLMTNEEDEESECENREKETLVRPSIRRKLFDMDWKKSEDLASLPLNLYAPIINRMSQRQVPPQYVAASLWQYAKNWIFSDDEVQLDKIDGQRETIEVLVRLIPNQTGLIPCASLCEMLRFAIAVEADAECRKALELWIGLQLDQAETKDLLMPCNGYTNQEKYDAECLKRILSHFYRNYNRDNIEPMRSVADLVDEFLAEIAADIDLKTATFVEIVDLWIAAAEGGNEQSHDGIYRAVDVFLEKHKHLTESEKEDLCGKVLDCSKLSGEALQHAALNRRLPLRVVVNALFASQLKLRDVIPKAVVGGEEEEEEEGEGAEVRVEMEKMGSKVRKLERECLMMKREIVRGGGGKREKKESVWREMKRKLGCMSMRPDSDCHVKKKKVHPR, from the exons ATGAAATGGCTGCAGCTAGAAAAGGATCAAGAGATTTATCAACCAGGTAAAATTACACAAACTCTTGTTTTTCGTAAGTATTTTGCTTGCAACTTCCCCCCACTTGTTAAAACTTGGTGTTTTTGTAGGAGATATCGTCCCCTAATTAACTATGAACATCACTCTGGGAATATATTAATGCTCGATAAG GAACGTTTAGCCCAGAAATCGGGAAAGGTAGCAAGACAAGTGAAGAGCAACCCACACGATGAGCTCCCGCGGCTGCTGAGCGACATCAACATCGATCAGGAATCAATGGAGCTGCTGGCGAGATTCTGCCATGGCTACGACATCAGTCTCTCGTCGGAAAACGTGGTTCGGGTAGCCTGCCTTGCCAATTTCCTCGAGATGACGGAGAGCTATTGCCCGAACAATCTTCTTAACAAGGCGCTGTGGTTCTTCAAGGAAAACATCGTCCATAGCTGGAACAACTCCATCAAAGCCATCAAGAGCGCCGAGAGCGTGCTGAGGCAGGCGGAGAAGCTCGGTTTGATGGAGTGCTGCGTCGAGACGATCATATCGGAGGCGGTTGAGGATCCGCGTCTGTTGGGGGAGCCTTTGATGACGAATGAAGAGGATGAGGAGAGTGAGTGTGAGAATCGTGAGAAGGAAACTCTTGTTAGGCCTAGCATAAGGAGGAAGCTCTTCGATATGGATTGGAAGAAATCCGAGGATCTCGCTTCTCTACCTTTGAATCTCTACGCGCCGATCATCAATAGAATGAGCCAGCGCCAAGTGCCGCCGCAATATGTGGCGGCGAGTCTGTGGCAATACGCGAAGAATTGGATATTTTCCGACGACGAGGTGCAATTGGACAAGATCGACGGCCAGAGAGAGACGATTGAGGTTTTGGTGAGGCTGATTCCGAATCAGACGGGGCTGATTCCGTGTGCGTCTCTGTGTGAGATGCTTCGTTTCGCGATTGCTGTGGAAGCCGATGCAGAGTGCAGAAAAGCGTTGGAGCTGTGGATCGGACTGCAGTTAGATCAGGCGGAGACGAAGGATCTTCTGATGCCTTGCAATGGATATACAAACCAGGAAAAATACGATGCGGAGTGTTTGAAAAGGATATTGAGCCATTTCTACAGAAATTACAACCGTGACAACATCGAACCGATGAGATCGGTGGCGGATCTGGTCGACGAATTCCTGGCGGAGATCGCGGCGGACATAGATCTGAAAACGGCGACATTTGTGGAAATCGTAGATCTGTGGATTGCAGCGGCGGAGGGGGGTAATGAACAGAGCCACGACGGGATCTACAGAGCGGTGGACGTGTTCCTGGAGAAGCACAAGCATTTGACGGAGTCGGAGAAGGAGGATCTGTGCGGGAAGGTGCTAGACTGCAGCAAGCTATCAGGGGAGGCGCTGCAGCACGCGGCGTTGAACAGGAGGCTGCCGCTGCGGGTGGTGGTGAATGCGCTGTTCGCGTCGCAGTTGAAGCTGAGGGATGTGATTCCGAAGGCGGTGGTgggaggagaggaggaggaggaggaggagggggagggggCGGAGGTGAGGGTGGAGATGGAGAAGATGGGGAGCAAAGTGAGGAAGCTGGAGAGAGAGTGCTTGAtgatgaagagagagatagTGAGAGGCGGAGgagggaagagagagaagaaggagagtGTGTGGAGGGAGATGAAGAGGAAGTTGGGGTGCATGTCGATGAGGCCTGATTCGGATTGCCAtgtcaagaagaagaaggtgcaTCCTAGATAG
- the LOC121807720 gene encoding replication factor C subunit 3-like isoform X2, producing MVTSRSAGSPLTSWPKKLGGLIKGKAKNSDLTEERLVEFNRRNALIEVRYRSSSPYYKGLTDFSLDINREKQSGLSPGRESRATSYVTAGSKSSLAVKVQEWGGACFTPKKDGKSSSSSFSSWTKSSHDNRLTTSSSSSSSRVTETVVLTKIRTKTTENEPVSVKKRVTIQATKLEDTIISQSAKKPLRERDSGPPSMLLLSPPIASPPASLPYPLPEVTIKPWLSPPPTPPPQAISHPSCREAENERKYTWSDKYRPFWLQDFLCNREKALWVKSIVQGWKVTQEECGQFIFEGNPGVGKRTMICALLREAFGPDKVQAKKETKNFYLKGEAVSSITVDLMVSPQHVEVNLSDLKGYEKHVIVELIKENSQMLLNTKLNCNQENCKAIILYEADKLSGDALSYIKWMLEKFKGCNNVFFCCKDAKKLHRIMPLCRLVQLNKPSTEEIVGVLNFIAENEGIQLHHRLAYKIASNSQNNLRQAIRSFEATWHTNSNASLTEDQYIKTGWEDKIANIAKKVVQEQSPKQLYTIRGELQNLIEHNVAPEFIFQTLKEELMKILPEHLQPPFHQLYDEYQYQKIHAGKKFLPHAHQEDELGETQNDQRKNVRKFLRIEEFIARFMSWYKGFVVKDCADQQVQGG from the exons ATGGTGACGTCTCGCTCGGCCGGCTCGCCCTTAACCTCGTGGCCGAAGAAACTCGGCGGTCTCATCAAAGGCAAGGCCAAGAACTCGGACCTCACGGAAGAGAGACTTGTCGAGTTCAACAGAAGAAATGCACTTATAGAAGTAAGGTACCGCAGCAGCAGCCCTTACTACAAGGGATTAACAGACTTCtctcttgacatcaacagagaGAAGCAATCCGGGTTGAGCCCCGGTCGAGAGAGTCGCGCCACGAGCTATGTCACAGCTGGTTCCAAGTCCAGCCTCGCTGTCAAGGTGCAGGAATGGGGAGGGGCTTGCTTCACCCCCAAAAAGGATGGAAAGAGCTCTTCATCCTCGTTTTCTTCGTGGACGAAAAGCTCCCATGACAACAGGTTAACAACTTCATCGTCGTCGTCTTCATCAAGGGTCACGGAAACTGTAGTCTTGACAAAAATAAGGACCAAAACAACAGAGAATGAGCCAGTCTCTGTGAAGAAAAGAGTGACTATTCAAGCCACAAAGTTAGAGGATACCATCATTTCACAAAGTGCCAAGAAGCCATTGAGGGAGAGAGATTCTGGACCGCCATCGATGCTGCTGTTATCGCCACCAATAGCATCACCACCAGCGTCATTGCCATACCCACTGCCGGAGGTAACCATAAAACCATGGTTGTCGCCACCGCCCACACCACCTCCACAAGCAATATCACATCCCTCTTGTAGGGAAgcagaaaatgaaagaaagtaTACCTGGTCGGACAAATATAGGCCATTCTGGTTGCAAGATTTTCTTTGCAATAGGGAAAAGGCACTTTGGGTAAAATCGATTGTGCAGGGTTGGAAAGTTACTCAGGAAGAATGTGGTCAGTTCATATTTGAAGGAAACCCGGGGGTGGGAAAGAGAACCATGATTTGCGCTCTGCTTAGGGAAGCATTTGGACCAGACAAAGTGCAG GCAAAAAAAGAAACCAAGAACTTTTACTTGAAG GGAGAAGCGGTGAGCAGTATAACTGTAGATCTAATGGTATCACCACAGCATGTCGAAGTCAACCTTTCTGACCTCAAAGGTTATGAGAAGCATGTCATTGTTGAACTCATCAAGGAGAACAGTCAGATGTTGCTGAACACAAAATTAAACTGCAATCAAGAAAACTGTAAAG CTATTATTTTATATGAGGCGGACAAGCTATCTGGTGATGCCCTATCATATATCAAGTGGATGCTGGAGAAGTTCAAAGGGTGTAACAATGTATTCTTCTGCTGCAAAGACGCAAAAAAGCTCCACCGTATAATGCCACTTTGCAGGCTTGTGCAACTCAATAAACCTTCTACAGAAGAG ATTGTTGGAGTCTTGAACTTCATAGCAGAAAATGAAGGAATACAGTTGCATCATCGGTTGGCGTATAAAATTGCAAGCAACTCCCAGAATAACTTAAGACAAGCCATACGTTCATTTGAAGCTACTTGGCACACCAACTCCAA TGCTTCTTTGACTGAAGACCAATATATCAAAACTGGGTGGGAAGATAAAATAGCCAATATTGCTAAAAAAGTTGTACAAGAGCAGAGCCCAAAGCA GCTTTATACTATAAGGGGTGAGCTTCAAAATCTTATAGAGCATAATGTGGCTCCAGAGTTCATTTTCCAA ACTCTGAAGGAAGAACTGATGAAGATTCTGCCCGAGCACTTACAACCACCATTTCACCAACTATATGATGAATATCAATACCAA AAAATTCATGCCGGGAAGAAGTTTTTGCCCCATGCCCATCAAGAAGATGAGCTTGGTGAAACACAAAATGATCAAAGAAAGAATGTCCGAAAGTTCCTGAGAATTGAAG AATTTATAGCAAGATTCATGAGTTGGTACAAGGGCTTCGTTGTGAAGGATTGCG